From the genome of Gracilinanus agilis isolate LMUSP501 chromosome 2, AgileGrace, whole genome shotgun sequence, one region includes:
- the FBXL15 gene encoding F-box/LRR-repeat protein 15, protein MEPSGGEQEPGAVRLLDLPWEDVLLPHILSRIPLRQLLHLQRVSKAFLALVQLHLARLRSFDSAQVGPQVPRAALSRLLRDSEGLQELCLESCRDWLSDEDLEPVLSRNPGLRRVGLAGCGRLSRRALVTLSLSCAQLRCLSLAHCDWVDGLALRGLADRCPCLEALDLTACRQLRDTAVSYLAQRRGAQLRSLSLAVNANVGDATVQELARCCPQLEHLDLTGCLRVRSDAIRTLAEYCPRLRSLRVRHCHDVAESSLSVLRKRGVDIDVEPPLQRALVLLQDVVGFAPFVNLQI, encoded by the exons ATGGAGCCGTCCGGGGGGGAGCAAGAGCCAGGGGCCGTCAG GCTCCTGGACCTGCCATGGGAGGATGTCCTGCTCCCGCACATCCTTAGCCGCATTCCCCTGCGGCAGCTGCTCCACCTGCAGCGAGTCAGCAAAGCCTTCCTGGCTCTTGTGCAACTGCACCTGGCGCGCCTGCGCAGCTTCGATTCGGCACAG GTGGGCCCCCAGGTTCCGAGGGCAGCCCTGAGCCGGCTGCTGCGTGACTCTGAGGGGCTCCAAGAGCTGTGTCTGGAGTCGTGCCGAGATTGGCTGTCCGATGAGGACCTGGAGCCAGTGCTGAGCCGGAACCCTGGGCTGCGGCGCGTGGGGCTGGCGGGCTGCGGGCGGCTTAGCCGCCGGGCCCTGGTGACGTTGTCCTTGAGTTGCGCACAGCTGCGCTGCCTCTCACTCGCCCACTGCGACTGGGTGGATGGCCTGGCTCTTCGGGGCCTCGCTGATCGCTGCCCGTGTCTAGAGGCCCTGGACCTCACGGCATGCCGACAGCTCCGGGACACAGCCGTGTCCTACCTGGCCCAGCGCCGCGGGGCCCAGCTCCGATCTCTCTCGCTGGCCGTCAACGCGAATGTGGGGGACGCTACTGTGCAAGAGCTGGCCCGATGCTGTCCCCAGCTCGAACACCTAGATCTCACCGGCTGTCTCCGAGTGCGGAGTGACGCCATCAG GACCCTGGCAGAGTATTGTCCACGCCTTCGCTCACTTCGGGTACGTCACTGTCATGATGTGGCTGAGTCCAGCCTGAGTGTTCTGAGGAAACGCGGTGTGGACATCGATGTGGAACCACCCCTGCAGCGTGCCCTTGTCCTGTTACAGGATGTTGTTGGCTTTGCTCCCTTTGTTAATCTGCAAATCTGA
- the CUEDC2 gene encoding CUE domain-containing protein 2 yields the protein MELERIIRDTLIGFAQTHVPGADLSGLDEVVFSYITGVLEDLGSPGASDESFDMEAFAEMMDAYVPGFAKIPSGTVCDMMFDLSSQLSDARNKENVCPESQEDNGPASPELLQSLEEGTQEIRKSQAHTSTPLLGGGTKTEEVSETDELQAGIQLLLEMFPSCTLGRAQRALAMARGDLEEAVHIMVEEKVEPQALGNNSKDTPRSQGAPKKEELKSFILQKYMMVDSEEDQKTHRPVAPKEAPKKLIRYIDNQVVSTKGERYKDIRKPEPEGMKSTYISLKPARKYKFH from the exons ATGGAGCTTGAGAGAATCATTCGAGATACACTGATCGGCTTTGCCCAAACTCATGTCCCAGGTGCTGATCTCAG TGGCTTGGATGAAGTTGTCTTCTCCTACATAACTGGGGtcctagaggacctgggttctccAGGGGCATCAGATGAGAGCTTTGACATGGAAGCTTTTGCAGAAATGATGGATGCCTATGTGCCTGGTTTTGCCAAGATCCCCAG TGGGACAGTTTGTGACATGATGTTCGACCTCTCAAGCCAGCTCAGTGATGCCCGGAACAAAG AGAATGTGTGTCCTGAAAGCCAAGAGGAcaatggtcctgcttctccagaACTTCTCCAGAGCCTGGAGGAAGGTACCCAAGAGATCAGGAAGTCTCAAGCACATACCTCTACCCCACTCCTGGGGGGAGGCACAAAGACTGAG gaagtttctgagactgaTGAGCTCCAGGCTGGGATACAGCTGCTTCTGGAAATGTTTCCATCCTGCACACTGGGGAGAGCACAGCGGGCATTGGCTATGGCTCGGGGGGACCTGGAAGAAGCTGTTCACATCATGGTAGAGGAGAAAGTGGAACCCCAAGCCTTAGGCAACAATTCAAAG GACACGCCAAGGTCACAGGGTGCCCCCAAGAAGGAAGAACTGAAATCCTTCATTCTACAAAA GTACATGATGGTGGATAGTGAAGAAGATCAGAAAACTCATCGGCCTGTGGCCCCAAAGGAG GCTCCTAAGAAGCTGATCCGATATATTGACAACCAGGTGGTGAGTACCAAGGGTGAACGTTACAAGGACATTCGGAAGCCAGAACCTGAAGGGATGAAGTCCACTTACATCAGCCTCAAACCAGCCCGGAAATACAAGTTCCACTGA